The window GGACAACATTACGAGGAGCAGAAGGGAGGAGATGACGAGTCGGCGCAGCCACTTCAGGTTTGTTGGCGAGAAGGGGCGGAGGGCTAGGACCGTGGCTGCGCTGAGGAGCAGCAGGACCCAGGTCAGGGGGTAGAGTCCATACTTGACGAACTTATAGAGACCGAAGAAGAATGGAGTGAGTTCCATTGGCAGACCTCAGTTAGAAACGAATTATCGCTCGCAGCATACAGGGAACGAGCCGAATGACCAAGCAGGAAGAGGTGACGTGATGGCACAAGGACGCCATTATTGGCTGATGAAATCGGAGCCGCGCGTATTTTCGATCGAGGATCTTGCGCAGGCTTCAGGACAGACGACGTGTTGGGATGGGGTGCGGAACTATCAGGCCCGCAATTTCATGCGTGCGATGGCCGTCGGAGACCAGGTGCTGTTTTACCATAGTAATGCCGAGCCACCGGCGGTGGTGGGCATGGCAGAGGTCGTGCGGACTGCCTATCCTGACGAGACCCAGTTCGACAAGACTCACCATCACTATGATCCGGCCAGTCCACGCTCCGCTCCACGCTGGGACATGGTGGATATCCGGTATCGTCAGACCTTCAAGGCCAGTTTGCCGCTCGATCGGCTGAGGCAGGAGCCGCGACTGAAAGATATGGTTTTGTTGCGAAAGGGTTCCCGCCTCTCGGTTCAGCCTGTGACGGAGGAGGAATGGGCTGTGGTGTTGAAGCTTGCGGGGGCCAAGAACAGCTAGGGGAATAACGAGTGCTGGTGTGACCATTCACGAGTCATGTGAACAGATTGATGCAATCAACTGTGGCCCGGTCATTCGCTGTCCAAACGAATCAGCTCATGTTATCCTCGGCACGGCGCAGTCAGGGAAATTGTGCTTGATGTGAGTCCTGGAGGAATGGTCATGACACATAATCGTCTGTTGTTCGCTAGCCTGATCGGGCTGATGGTCTCTGCATCAGGCCTGTCGATTTTCGACAATCTGAAGTCGGCGCAGGCGTCATCCTCCAGCCATGCGCCTCACGGAACGGTGACGATCGATGGGGTCACGGTTCCGGATATCGGCCCACTGCCGACTTCGGTTCCGATCCCTTCCACCAATCTGAGCTACAAAGCGAAAATCGAGCTCGGCAAGCAGCTCTACTTTGACGGCCGTTTGTCGAAGAGTGGCGCGATCTCCTGTGCCTTTTGTCATAACCCTGCGACTGGATTTGCCGACCCGCGCCAAACATCCATCGGGATCGACGGTGGCGTGGGCGGGCGTCAGGCTCCTACGGTCTACAACGCGGCCTTCAATCACGTGCAATTCTGGGATGGCCGCGCGCGCTCACTGGAAGAGCAGGCCATCGGGCCGATCCAGAATCCGATTGAGATGGGAGAGACGCACGAGCACGTCGTGAGGAAGCTCAGCAAGATCAAGGGCTATCAGCAGCAGTTCCGGGCCGTCTTCGGGACTGAGGTGAATCTGCAAGGGATTGCCGAGGCGATTGCCGCCTATGAGCGTACCGTCATTTCAACGAATTCTTCCTTCGATAAGTACGTGGCCGGTGATGCCAGCGCCATGGATGAACGCGCGGTGCGAGGGATGGCTCTGTTCAAGGGCAAGGCCCGCTGCATTCTTTGCCACAACGGACCGAACTTCACCGACAATCAGTTCCATAATCTTGGCGTGCCGCAAGTGGGGCCGCTGAAGGAAGACCTGGGCCGTTACTATGTTACCAAGGCGGAGAAGGACAAGGGCGCCTTCAAGACGCCGACGCTGCGGAGCATGAGTGAGACGGCTCCCTATATGCACGACGGGGCATTGAAGACTCCCGAAGACGTGGTGGGCTTTTACAATGGTGGGGGCGGAGCCAATCAGAATCTGAGTCCGCTCGTCAAGCCGCTCAATCTGACTGCTGATGAGAAGGCCGACCTCCTAGCCTTTCTGAAGGCCCTGACCGGGGAGCCGATTCCGTTTCAGCTCCCCAAAATTCCTAAAGATTAGGTGAATCCTTTTGGAAATCCTGTGTCTCCCATAGTCAGTCGCATGTCCCATTCCCAATCTAGGAG of the Nitrospirota bacterium genome contains:
- a CDS encoding EVE domain-containing protein, with translation MAQGRHYWLMKSEPRVFSIEDLAQASGQTTCWDGVRNYQARNFMRAMAVGDQVLFYHSNAEPPAVVGMAEVVRTAYPDETQFDKTHHHYDPASPRSAPRWDMVDIRYRQTFKASLPLDRLRQEPRLKDMVLLRKGSRLSVQPVTEEEWAVVLKLAGAKNS
- a CDS encoding cytochrome-c peroxidase gives rise to the protein MTHNRLLFASLIGLMVSASGLSIFDNLKSAQASSSSHAPHGTVTIDGVTVPDIGPLPTSVPIPSTNLSYKAKIELGKQLYFDGRLSKSGAISCAFCHNPATGFADPRQTSIGIDGGVGGRQAPTVYNAAFNHVQFWDGRARSLEEQAIGPIQNPIEMGETHEHVVRKLSKIKGYQQQFRAVFGTEVNLQGIAEAIAAYERTVISTNSSFDKYVAGDASAMDERAVRGMALFKGKARCILCHNGPNFTDNQFHNLGVPQVGPLKEDLGRYYVTKAEKDKGAFKTPTLRSMSETAPYMHDGALKTPEDVVGFYNGGGGANQNLSPLVKPLNLTADEKADLLAFLKALTGEPIPFQLPKIPKD